In Clostridium sp., one DNA window encodes the following:
- the nifS gene encoding cysteine desulfurase NifS, with the protein MEREVYMDYAATTFVKPEVLKAMSPYFNKYFGNPSSLYHISTRNKVEINRSRQKIADVINSGRDEIFFTNGGSESDNWALKGAAFANRDRGRHIITTSIEHHAILNTCSYLEKQGFDITYLSVDKDGFVNVDELKREIRDDTILVSVMFANNEVGTIEPISEIGNILKDRNILFHTDAVQAITHVPIDVRAMNIDLLSMSSHKFYGPKGMGALYVKKGVNIDNLIHGGGQERGKRAGTENVPGIVGMGCAIELASKSMKEETERLTGLRDKLIHGLLKIPGTKLNGPQDHRLPGNVNISFSEIDSEILLVVLDDIGICASSGSACSAGAIEPSHVLTAMGIDREAAKSSIRLTLGAGTTEDEIDFVVDKITDSIERLRRNKQN; encoded by the coding sequence ATGGAAAGAGAAGTTTATATGGATTATGCTGCTACAACTTTTGTAAAACCAGAAGTTTTGAAGGCCATGAGTCCGTATTTCAATAAATATTTTGGAAATCCATCATCACTTTATCATATATCGACAAGAAACAAAGTCGAGATAAACAGGAGTAGACAAAAGATAGCAGATGTAATAAACTCAGGAAGAGATGAAATATTTTTTACAAATGGAGGCTCGGAATCAGACAACTGGGCTCTTAAAGGTGCAGCATTTGCAAACAGGGACAGAGGCAGACATATAATTACTACAAGTATAGAACATCATGCTATTTTAAATACCTGCAGTTATCTTGAAAAACAGGGATTTGATATAACCTATCTTTCAGTAGACAAAGACGGGTTTGTGAATGTAGATGAACTTAAAAGGGAAATAAGAGATGACACCATACTTGTTTCAGTAATGTTTGCCAACAACGAAGTGGGTACTATCGAGCCCATATCCGAAATAGGAAACATTTTAAAGGACAGGAATATATTATTTCATACAGATGCAGTTCAGGCAATTACACATGTGCCTATTGATGTAAGAGCCATGAATATAGATCTTCTATCAATGTCATCCCATAAATTCTATGGTCCAAAGGGAATGGGAGCCCTTTATGTAAAAAAAGGAGTCAATATAGATAATTTGATTCATGGAGGCGGACAGGAGCGAGGAAAAAGGGCAGGTACGGAAAATGTTCCGGGTATAGTTGGAATGGGCTGTGCAATAGAGCTTGCCTCAAAAAGTATGAAAGAGGAGACAGAAAGACTTACAGGACTTAGAGACAAGTTGATTCATGGCCTCTTGAAAATTCCAGGTACTAAACTGAATGGTCCTCAAGATCACAGGCTTCCAGGAAATGTAAATATATCATTCAGTGAAATAGACAGTGAGATACTTCTTGTCGTACTCGACGATATTGGAATATGTGCTTCCAGTGGAAGCGCCTGCTCAGCAGGTGCAATTGAACCTTCTCATGTACTCACGGCAATGGGTATAGACAGGGAAGCTGCAAAAAGTTCCATAAGACTTACACTTGGAGCAGGTACTACGGAAGATGAAATTGATTTTGTAGTTGATAAAATAACTGATTCCATTGAAAGATTGAGACGGAATAAGCAAAATTAA
- the mnmA gene encoding tRNA 2-thiouridine(34) synthase MnmA — protein sequence MKKRVVVGMSGGVDSSVAAYLLKKQGYDVIGITMQVWQEDEYYEGMESGCCSLSAVDDARMVAYKLGIPYYVMNFRNEFKKNVIDYFIREYMKGRTPNPCIACNKFLKFDELLKRAAQLGADYVATGHYATVDKMNDRYVLIKSQDDRKDQTYALYSLTQFQLAHTLMPCGEYKKTEIREIARKIGLGVHDKRDSEEICFIPDNDHGSYISRQLNGGIRKGNFVDKEGNILGRHKGIVYYTVGQRKGLGISFGIPMYVIDIDPSQNRIVLGNESDLMKKEFIIKDVNFMLFETLDSNLDVQCKIRYSAKPGEAVISPYGEGLVKVKFKEPQRAITKGQSAVFYQENIMIGGGTIDELL from the coding sequence ATGAAAAAAAGAGTAGTAGTAGGTATGAGCGGTGGTGTAGACAGTTCTGTTGCCGCCTATCTTCTTAAAAAACAGGGATATGATGTAATAGGTATAACAATGCAGGTATGGCAGGAGGATGAATACTATGAAGGCATGGAAAGCGGCTGCTGTTCGCTCAGTGCCGTGGATGACGCCAGAATGGTGGCATACAAGCTAGGCATACCCTACTATGTGATGAACTTCAGAAATGAATTCAAAAAAAACGTCATAGATTATTTTATAAGGGAATATATGAAAGGGAGAACTCCAAATCCATGTATTGCCTGTAACAAGTTTCTGAAATTTGATGAGCTTTTAAAGAGAGCTGCTCAACTTGGGGCGGATTATGTAGCTACAGGACATTATGCAACTGTAGATAAGATGAATGACAGATATGTCCTGATAAAATCACAGGATGACAGAAAGGACCAGACTTATGCACTTTATAGTTTGACTCAATTTCAGCTGGCACATACGCTGATGCCCTGTGGGGAATACAAAAAAACTGAAATAAGGGAGATCGCCAGAAAAATAGGACTTGGTGTTCATGATAAAAGAGACAGCGAGGAGATCTGTTTTATACCGGACAATGACCACGGTTCCTATATAAGCAGGCAGTTGAACGGCGGAATAAGAAAAGGAAACTTTGTGGATAAAGAAGGCAATATTCTTGGAAGACACAAGGGTATAGTTTATTATACTGTGGGTCAGAGAAAGGGACTTGGAATTTCATTTGGAATTCCAATGTATGTAATTGACATAGATCCTTCTCAAAATAGGATAGTACTTGGGAATGAAAGTGATTTGATGAAGAAGGAATTTATAATAAAAGATGTCAACTTTATGCTTTTTGAAACTTTGGACTCGAATTTGGATGTACAATGCAAGATAAGATATTCTGCAAAACCAGGAGAAGCTGTAATAAGTCCTTATGGAGAAGGACTTGTAAAAGTAAAATTCAAGGAACCTCAGAGAGCAATAACAAAAGGCCAATCGGCTGTATTTTATCAGGAAAATATAATGATTGGTGGAGGAACTATTGACGAACTGTTATAA